A genomic region of Nerophis lumbriciformis linkage group LG28, RoL_Nlum_v2.1, whole genome shotgun sequence contains the following coding sequences:
- the cyld2 gene encoding ubiquitin carboxyl-terminal hydrolase CYLD, which produces MEPNPVLKEFFIVLRGKSRKGFCRGCIGRREAETQNGEMMGLLYCGGPNAGSPKNGGVVRREDTYPLTRHQAQLLLYVSSVSKRLELLCNPQLFSAICELNVDDLVVVKNKKGHKVGLVRNLMQIGRKESKGDLQMLAFEVEFLDSDQTSKKPAPPSLFSAVDIIQVVPAYSVPLGLNCGDGQYGGTNKKAVTRINSMPNIRSHGQANHTQQSIIQSPNHSAPLEVGSLTQVVSNTGVTVYGVVRWLGVPAGKTAEWAGIELDYDVKGCSDGTYVGQRLFTCKKSRALFLPVTKCSPDSRFGCFSTGGGTPNHTEIPTVPPYVDSDEYVAPIPESEAMSLLVGRMKGIQGHINSCYLDATLFSLFSSSMTLDNICQEPADTVRPITSTLRKIVNRLRRQGFVPAASVMNFRNQLGCDTFRTEEKDPEEFITVLFQKVLGIEPLLKLRSRGESYQGAYTFQIILEKEQMAHTPTVQQLMDTSCLSCDVKFEEMPSCLIVQMPRFGNKYKMFSHIIPSMELDITDLLYNSPRQCFICGQLAEYDCLQCLPDHKMHQGRIKSYCTTCNTQVHTHPSRQAHSPKPLSVSAEVSTSSPAARHTMQLFAVLCIHTSHYVSFVKFGSDPHSWLFFDSMADRYGDDQRGFNIPEIQACPELGNFLSQSEEEQARVNPLHAPELVRRLLCDSYMFLYQNPAMSLSNSNHQDP; this is translated from the exons ATGGAGCCCAATCCCGTTTTAAAGGAGTTTTTCATCGTATTACGTGGGAAGTCGAGGAAAGGCTTCTGTAGAGGGTGCATTGGCCGACGAGAGGCAGAGACGCAGAACGGGGAGATGATGGGGCTCCTCTACTGCGGGGGCCCCAACGCCGGGAGCCCCAAGAACGGAGGCGTAGTACGGAGGGAGGACACTTACCCCCTGACTCGCCACCAGGCCCAGCTACTGCTCTACGTCTCCTCCGTAAGCAAACGCCTGGAGCTGCTGTGCAACCCTCAGCTCTTCTCGGCCATCTGCGAGCTGAATGTGGATGACCTGGTGGTGGTGAAGAACAAGAAGGGCCACAAAGTGGGACTGGTGAGGAACCTGATGCAGATTGGGAGGAAGGAGAGCAAAGGCGACCTGCAAATGTTGGCCTTTGAGGTGGAATTTCTG GACAGTGATCAGACTTCTAAAAAACCTGCTCCTCCATCCCTGTTCAGCGCAGTAGACATCATCCAAGTGGTCCCGGCTTACTCTGTCCCCCTTGGACTGAACTGTGGAGATGGCCAATATGGCG gaacaaacaaaaaggcAGTGACACGCATCAACTCCATGCCTAATATTAGATCTCATGGGCAAGCGAACCATACGCAGCAGAGCATCATTCAGAGTCcaaatcacagtgcacctttggaAGTGGGGTCTTTGACGCAGGTGGTGTCCAACACAGGGGTGACAGTGTATGGAGTTGTGAGATGGCTCGGTGTCCCTGCAGGAAAAACTGCTGAGTGGGCTGGGATTGAACTA GACTATGACGTGAAGGGATGCTCCGATGGGACATACGTAGGCCAGCGTCTGTTCACCTGCAAAAAAAGCCGGGCTTTGTTTCTCCCCGTGACCAAATGCAGCCCTGATAGCAGGTTTGGCTGCTTTTCAACAGGAGGCGGCACCCCCAACCACACGGAAATACCTACAG TACCTCCATATGTGGATTCTGACGAGTATGTGGCACCCATCCCAGAATCAGAAGCCATGTCTTTGTTAGTGGGAAGAATGAAAGGGATTCAGGGTCACATCAATTCCTGTTATCTGGATGCCACGCTCTTCAG TTTGTTCAGCTCCTCTATGACCCTGGACAATATATGCCAGGAGCCTGCTGACACAGTGCGGCCCATCACTTCCACGCTGAGAAAAATAGTCAACCGTTTACGCAG ACAAGGTTTTGTGCCAGCTGCGAGTGTGATGAATTTCCGCAATCAGCTTGGCTGTGACACCTTTCGAACAGAAGAAAAAG ACCCAGAGGAGTTCATCACAGTTCTCTTCCAGAAGGTTCTTGGCATTGAGCCGCTGCTTAAACTCCG GTCAAGAGGCGAAAGTTATCAGGGGGCCTACACTTTCCAGATCATTCTGGAAAAAGAGCAGATGGCACACACACCCACGGTTCAACAATTGATGGACACTTCCTGTCTGTCGTGCGACGTCAAGTTTGAAGAG aTGCCATCCTGTCTGATAGTTCAGATGCCAAGGTTTggaaacaaatataaaatgttttctcACATCATTCCCTCCATGGAGCTGGACATTACAGATCTCCTATACAACT CTCCTAGGCAGTGTTTCATCTGTGGCCAATTGGCAGAGTACGATTGTCTCCAGTGTCTGCCAGATCACAAAATGCATCAAGGGAGAATCAAATCATACTGCACCACCTGCAACACACAG GTGCACACTCATCCCTCAAGACAGGCGCATTCCCCAAAGCCTTTGTCAGTTTCAGCTGAGGTATCCACGTCTTCCCCTGCTGCCAGGCACACGATGCAGCTGTTTGCTGTGCTTTGCATTCACACCAGCCACTACGTGTCCTTCGTCAAATTCGGCTCAGACCCACACTCCTGGCTCTTCTTTGACAGCATGGCTGACCGATATG GTGACGACCAAAGGGGCTTCAACATCCCAGAGATCCAAGCGTGTCCAGAGCTGGGTAACTTTCTGTCCCAGTCCGAGGAGGAGCAGGCCCGAGTTAACCCTTTGCATGCTCCTGAACTTGTGCGCAGGCTGCTGTGTGACTCCTACATGTTTCTATACCAAAACCCAGCAATGTCTCTTTCCAATTCAAACCATCAGGATCCTTAA